The Seriola aureovittata isolate HTS-2021-v1 ecotype China chromosome 3, ASM2101889v1, whole genome shotgun sequence genome includes a region encoding these proteins:
- the bglapl gene encoding bone gamma-carboxyglutamate (gla) protein, like: protein MKTLTLLSICALLSVCWSMGAVEPEVVVDPAVDTSAEAAPDDPEAADPAAADPAAADSDSSSSSSSESDSASSSASDSNSSSDSSASDSNSSSDSSASDSSSSSSSESSESSSSESSSSESNSSASDSSASDSTASDSSSSSSSSSSSSSSESASTEAAPVVMKRDLAAVLLRRRRAAPAGDLTPLQLESLKEVCEVNVACDEMADTAGIVAAYTAYYGPVPF from the exons ATGAAGACTCTgactctcctctccatctgcgCCCTTCTGTCAGTGTGCTGGTCAATGGGAG CTGTGGAACCAGAGGTTGTTGTGGACCCTGCTGTTGACACATCTGCTGAAGCCGCACCTGATGACCCTGAAGCCGCAGACCCCGCAGCCGCAGACCCCGCAGCTGCAGACTCTgattcatcctcttcctcctcttctgagTCCGATTCAGCCTCATCCTCCGCATCAGACTCCAACTCTTCCTCAGACTCTTCAGCATCTGATTCTAACTCAAGCTCCGACTCATCAGCCTCCGattcgtcctcctcctcctcatctgagtcCTCTGAATCCTCTTCCTCCgagtcctcctcctctgagtccaATTCTTCTGCCTCCGACTCCTCAGCATCCGACTCCACTGCCTCTgattcttcctcctcttcttcttcttcatcctcctcttcttcatcagaGTCAGCCAGCACTGAGg CTGCTCCAGTGGTTATGAAGAGAGACCTGGCTGCTGTTCTcctgaggagaagaagagctgCCCCAGCAGGAGACCTCACCCCTCTGCAGCTGGAGAG CCTGAAAGAGGTGTGTGAAGTGAACGTCGCCTGTGACGAGATGGCGGACACTGCAGGCATTGTTGCTGCATATACCGCCTACTATGGTCCTGTGCCCTTCTAA